In Chitinophaga nivalis, a single genomic region encodes these proteins:
- a CDS encoding CusA/CzcA family heavy metal efflux RND transporter, with protein MLNRIIGFSVKNKLIIGLFVLALIGWGSFEVTRLPIDAVPDITDNQVQVITVSPSLGAPDVERLITFPIEQSCSNIPGLKQIRSFSRFGLSLVTIVFNDETDVYWARQQIAERLQQVQREIPAGAGAPEMAPVTTGLGEIYQYVVRPKAGYEGKYGPMELRTIQDWMVRRQLLGTPGVADVSSFGGELKQYEIAVVPERLKASNTTIAEVFDALEKNNENTGGAYIEKGPTVLYIRSEGLTGSIADIEKVVVKTLDNGMPLLIRDVATVQYGAAIRYGAMCFNDKGEVAGAVVMMLKGENAAAVIKNVKKKVAEIQQSLPEGVVIEPFLDRTKMVNNAIKTVETNLVEGALIVVFVLVFFLGNLRAGLIVSSVIPLSMLFAIILMNKFGVGGNLMSLGAIDFGLIVDGTVIVVEAILHRFSHSRHFRQVTAVNQDTMDAEVNNATGSMIRSAVFSQIIILIVYIPILSLQGIEGKMFKPMAYTVAFAILGAFLLSVTYVPMMSALFLSKKINHRPTLADRIMVWLERRYQPALQRMMRFPVRIIAGTLVLLVLAVWLLGRMGGEFIPELEEGDFAVETRLLTGANLHTTINATQQTAGILLKKFPEVEKVVTKIGSAEIPTDPMPLEASDMMVILKDKKEWVSAKSFDELADKMTKALSVVPGVSVGFQFPVQMRFNELMTGARQDVVCKIFGEDLDSLAAYANRLGDIIKTVDGAANLYVETVTGMPQLVIKYDRDAMARYGLNVSDINRTVNTAFAGQSTGLVYEGEKRFDMVVRLAGGSRQNIADVQNLLIPTAQGTQIPLSQVATVAAIEGPNQIQRENTRRRIITGFNVNGRDVQTIVKELQQKVQTQLKLPAGYTIVYGGAFENLTAAKQRLSIVVPVALLMIFLLLYFAFGSVKQGLLIYTAIPLSAIGGILALWIRDMPFSISAGVGFIALFGVAVLNGILLVTEFNRLQKEGWTDIRRIVIHATKSKLRAVLMTALVPSLGFIPMAVSQGAGAEVQKPLASVVIGGLIISTLLTLFVLPVLYILFEKGFGYFKPGKIAALAVIGFVLAMPQQSAAQVVTLQQSLDMAVKQNLHMQVSRLEQQYHQALKKSYLSIDKTNVGVEYGKVNSLANDNRFTLSQGIQFPTVYKHQRNINLLNTRISEVATQQRGIQLKAQVKQTFYTLVVLQYKAQLLQEADSIYRAFQQKSALRFKAGDIDALEKTTAENQRWQIANQLLMLRTDYDNLLQVFRMLLNTSDALVPAMDSLVYPLSLLPDTAAMIHTPALVLQQQQLLQREEEFKLEKSRLLPDFNLGYSNMSIIGYQRVGEEEKYFDGGHRFSAVSAGIAIPVFSSGQRSRIKAANILLQQQQQELAATRQQLSTELLQALSTYNRYRKLLDTYHTTLLKNAATIMEGADKRLKGGDAGYLEWVILINQALEIRNNYFAVVEQLNQSAFTIEKLSATN; from the coding sequence ATGCTGAACCGCATTATTGGCTTTTCTGTAAAGAATAAGCTGATTATTGGGCTTTTTGTGCTGGCATTGATCGGCTGGGGAAGCTTTGAAGTGACCCGTTTGCCAATAGATGCCGTACCGGATATTACCGACAACCAGGTACAGGTGATTACCGTGTCTCCCTCTTTGGGCGCACCAGACGTGGAACGACTCATCACTTTCCCGATAGAACAGTCCTGCAGTAATATTCCCGGACTGAAACAAATCCGGAGCTTTTCCCGTTTTGGCCTGTCACTGGTCACAATTGTATTTAATGATGAAACAGATGTATACTGGGCCCGGCAGCAGATCGCTGAACGGCTGCAACAGGTACAGCGCGAAATTCCTGCCGGCGCCGGTGCACCGGAAATGGCTCCCGTGACAACGGGACTGGGCGAAATCTACCAGTATGTGGTACGCCCGAAAGCCGGATATGAAGGGAAATACGGGCCGATGGAACTACGTACCATTCAGGACTGGATGGTACGGCGACAACTCCTGGGCACTCCGGGCGTAGCAGATGTGAGCAGTTTCGGTGGAGAGCTGAAACAATATGAAATAGCTGTGGTGCCGGAACGGCTGAAAGCCAGTAATACTACCATCGCGGAAGTATTTGACGCCCTGGAGAAGAACAATGAAAATACCGGTGGCGCCTATATCGAGAAAGGCCCCACGGTATTGTATATACGCAGTGAAGGCCTCACCGGCAGCATTGCAGACATTGAGAAAGTAGTGGTGAAAACACTGGATAACGGTATGCCACTGCTGATACGTGATGTAGCGACAGTACAATATGGTGCGGCCATCCGGTATGGCGCCATGTGCTTCAATGATAAAGGAGAAGTAGCCGGCGCCGTGGTGATGATGCTGAAAGGCGAAAATGCCGCTGCTGTCATCAAAAATGTGAAAAAGAAGGTAGCGGAAATACAACAATCCCTGCCCGAAGGTGTGGTGATAGAGCCTTTCCTGGACCGTACCAAGATGGTGAATAATGCCATTAAAACAGTGGAGACCAACCTGGTCGAAGGCGCTTTGATTGTGGTGTTTGTATTGGTATTCTTCCTGGGAAATCTGCGGGCTGGCCTGATTGTATCTTCCGTGATTCCCTTATCGATGTTATTTGCCATTATCCTGATGAATAAATTTGGGGTAGGTGGTAACCTGATGAGCCTGGGCGCCATCGACTTCGGTTTGATTGTAGATGGTACGGTGATCGTTGTAGAAGCTATCCTGCACCGGTTTTCCCACTCCCGTCATTTCCGGCAGGTGACAGCGGTAAATCAGGATACCATGGACGCCGAAGTGAATAACGCTACCGGTTCCATGATCCGTTCTGCTGTATTCAGCCAGATCATTATTCTGATTGTATACATTCCAATTCTCTCGCTGCAGGGTATAGAAGGGAAGATGTTTAAGCCGATGGCTTATACCGTCGCCTTTGCCATATTGGGCGCCTTCCTGTTATCCGTCACCTATGTGCCGATGATGAGCGCCTTGTTCTTAAGCAAAAAAATCAATCACCGGCCTACGTTGGCAGACCGCATCATGGTATGGCTGGAAAGGCGCTACCAACCTGCTTTGCAGCGGATGATGCGTTTCCCGGTACGAATTATCGCCGGTACGCTGGTATTGCTGGTGCTGGCTGTATGGTTGCTGGGCCGCATGGGAGGTGAATTTATTCCGGAACTGGAAGAAGGAGATTTCGCGGTAGAAACCCGTTTACTGACCGGCGCCAATCTGCACACCACTATTAATGCCACGCAACAAACCGCAGGCATCCTGCTGAAAAAATTCCCGGAAGTAGAAAAAGTCGTGACCAAAATAGGGAGTGCTGAAATACCTACAGACCCGATGCCGCTGGAAGCAAGTGATATGATGGTGATCCTGAAAGATAAAAAGGAATGGGTATCTGCGAAGAGCTTCGATGAACTGGCCGATAAGATGACGAAAGCGTTATCTGTAGTACCGGGCGTGAGTGTAGGTTTCCAGTTTCCGGTGCAGATGCGTTTCAATGAGCTGATGACCGGCGCCCGCCAGGATGTGGTGTGTAAGATATTCGGGGAAGACCTGGACTCGCTGGCTGCCTATGCCAACCGGTTGGGCGATATCATTAAAACGGTTGATGGTGCCGCGAACCTCTACGTAGAAACGGTAACGGGGATGCCGCAACTGGTCATTAAATACGACCGGGATGCCATGGCACGATATGGATTGAATGTAAGCGATATAAACCGCACCGTGAATACGGCTTTCGCTGGCCAAAGCACCGGGCTGGTATATGAAGGAGAGAAACGTTTTGACATGGTGGTACGGCTGGCCGGTGGTTCCCGGCAAAATATAGCAGATGTACAAAATTTACTGATCCCGACGGCACAAGGCACACAGATCCCTTTGTCACAGGTGGCCACCGTGGCGGCTATAGAAGGCCCTAACCAGATCCAGCGGGAAAACACCCGGCGGCGCATCATTACAGGCTTTAATGTAAATGGCCGTGATGTGCAGACCATCGTGAAGGAGCTGCAGCAGAAAGTACAGACACAGCTGAAATTGCCTGCCGGTTACACGATCGTATATGGCGGCGCTTTTGAAAACCTGACAGCTGCGAAACAACGTTTAAGCATCGTGGTGCCTGTGGCATTGCTGATGATCTTCCTGTTGTTGTATTTCGCTTTTGGTTCTGTAAAACAGGGATTGCTGATTTACACCGCCATTCCGCTGTCGGCCATCGGTGGCATACTGGCATTGTGGATACGGGACATGCCTTTCAGTATTTCTGCCGGCGTAGGCTTTATTGCCTTGTTCGGGGTAGCGGTACTCAATGGTATTTTACTCGTCACGGAATTCAACCGCCTGCAAAAAGAGGGCTGGACAGACATCCGGCGGATTGTCATACATGCTACTAAATCCAAACTACGGGCGGTATTGATGACAGCGCTGGTACCTTCGCTCGGGTTTATCCCGATGGCAGTAAGCCAGGGCGCGGGGGCTGAGGTACAAAAACCACTGGCATCTGTTGTCATTGGGGGATTGATTATCTCCACTTTACTCACTTTATTCGTATTACCTGTGTTATACATTTTGTTTGAAAAAGGATTCGGATATTTTAAACCGGGAAAGATAGCAGCCCTGGCTGTTATCGGTTTCGTACTGGCCATGCCGCAGCAATCGGCTGCACAGGTAGTTACCCTGCAACAATCCCTGGATATGGCTGTGAAGCAGAACCTGCATATGCAGGTATCCCGGTTGGAACAGCAGTACCATCAGGCACTGAAAAAAAGTTATCTCTCCATAGATAAAACAAATGTGGGGGTGGAATATGGTAAAGTCAACAGCCTCGCCAACGATAACCGTTTCACGCTCTCTCAGGGTATTCAGTTTCCAACGGTATACAAACATCAGCGGAATATCAACCTGCTCAATACCCGCATCAGCGAAGTAGCTACCCAACAGCGGGGGATACAACTGAAAGCGCAGGTAAAACAAACCTTTTATACCCTGGTGGTATTACAATACAAAGCGCAGCTGCTGCAGGAAGCAGATAGTATTTACCGTGCCTTCCAGCAGAAATCTGCCCTGCGTTTTAAGGCAGGTGATATTGATGCGCTGGAAAAAACAACTGCCGAAAACCAGCGTTGGCAGATTGCCAACCAGTTGTTAATGCTGCGCACAGATTATGATAACCTGCTGCAGGTATTCCGGATGCTTTTAAATACGTCCGATGCCCTGGTACCGGCGATGGATAGTCTGGTATATCCGCTCTCGCTGTTGCCCGATACCGCTGCCATGATACATACGCCGGCATTGGTACTGCAGCAACAGCAGCTCTTGCAGCGGGAAGAGGAATTTAAGCTGGAGAAAAGCCGGTTATTGCCCGACTTCAACCTGGGCTATAGTAATATGAGCATCATCGGTTATCAACGGGTAGGAGAGGAAGAGAAATATTTCGACGGCGGCCACCGTTTTTCTGCTGTGAGTGCGGGTATTGCTATTCCTGTTTTCAGCAGCGGACAACGGTCCCGTATCAAAGCGGCGAATATCCTGCTGCAACAACAGCAACAAGAGCTGGCTGCCACCCGGCAACAACTATCTACTGAGTTACTACAGGCTTTAAGTACGTATAACCGTTACCGTAAATTATTGGATACCTATCATACCACCTTGCTGAAAAATGCCGCTACCATTATGGAAGGCGCCGATAAAAGACTGAAAGGCGGTGATGCGGGCTATCTGGAATGGGTAATCCTGATTAATCAGGCCCTGGAAATACGCAACAATTATTTCGCTGTAGTAGAACAATTAAACCAGTCTGCTTTTACCATTGAAAAACTGAGTGCTACCAACTAA